The genomic segment ATCCCATCCTCCCCGATGCCACGGACCACACTTCCCCAGCCGGATCACGGTCAGCCAACTACCGCGGATCAATCCGTACTCAGTCAGTGCATCCACGGCGTACTGGCTACACGTCGGAGTGAACCGGCATGTCGGCAGTCGCAGCGGC from the Mycolicibacterium crocinum genome contains:
- the yidD gene encoding membrane protein insertion efficiency factor YidD: MSHLPARVVIFLVELYRHTISPLRLPTCRFTPTCSQYAVDALTEYGLIRGSWLTVIRLGKCGPWHRGGWDPIPERRPQAPGAGLEEERRSTHV